A genomic segment from Pistricoccus aurantiacus encodes:
- a CDS encoding MFS transporter, translated as MRLFLERSLVERHPLAVIVIAQLFGTSLWFSVNGVGLALSRDLGLTEVDLGRLTLSVQAGFILGTLTMAFTGLADRFRASRIFTVSALAGALANAGFVLVAELPAASLALRFATGLCLAGIYPLGMKLVIGWTPRHTGAALAWLVGMLTLGTALPHLLRGSTQGMAWEWPLLGASLLALAGGALILALGDGPHLPPPAGRTRLLDGLAALKKRNFRAVASGYFGHCWELYALWTLTPFLVAREVQRLEFSPHLIAWLSFAIIALGLAGCVIGGVLSRRLGSLRVARGALTASGLICLVYPLVSWLSPILLLLLLGLWGMTVIADSPQFSALAATTAPQVRIGSTLAVMNAIGFALTIPAIALTTWLWSTQELWVLWWLLPGPSLGLWALSKSKKSNEKTRFVTEQP; from the coding sequence ATGCGACTCTTCCTTGAACGCTCGCTCGTCGAACGCCATCCCCTGGCGGTCATCGTCATTGCTCAGCTCTTCGGCACCTCGCTCTGGTTTAGTGTCAACGGAGTAGGACTTGCGCTGTCCCGAGACCTGGGCCTGACCGAGGTAGACCTGGGGCGGCTGACGCTGAGCGTACAAGCGGGCTTTATTCTTGGCACCTTGACGATGGCGTTCACCGGCCTGGCGGACCGTTTTCGGGCCAGCCGTATCTTTACCGTCTCTGCCCTGGCCGGGGCGCTTGCCAATGCCGGCTTCGTGCTGGTGGCCGAACTGCCTGCCGCGAGTCTCGCCCTGCGTTTCGCCACGGGACTTTGTCTAGCGGGCATCTATCCCCTGGGAATGAAGCTGGTGATCGGCTGGACGCCCCGTCATACCGGGGCGGCGCTGGCCTGGCTGGTAGGCATGTTGACCCTGGGCACCGCTCTCCCGCATCTGCTGCGCGGATCGACCCAGGGCATGGCCTGGGAGTGGCCACTACTGGGTGCCTCGCTGCTGGCGCTGGCCGGAGGAGCGCTGATACTTGCCTTGGGCGATGGCCCGCACTTACCGCCTCCCGCTGGTCGAACACGTCTGCTGGACGGCCTTGCCGCGCTCAAGAAACGGAACTTCCGGGCGGTAGCCTCAGGCTATTTTGGCCACTGCTGGGAGCTTTACGCCCTCTGGACGCTGACACCCTTTCTGGTGGCCCGAGAGGTTCAACGCCTGGAATTCTCCCCACACCTGATTGCCTGGCTTTCCTTTGCGATCATCGCCCTGGGGCTGGCGGGCTGCGTGATCGGCGGCGTCTTGAGTCGTCGCCTGGGCAGCCTGCGGGTAGCAAGGGGGGCGTTGACCGCCTCGGGGCTGATCTGTCTGGTCTATCCGCTGGTTTCCTGGCTATCGCCGATACTCCTGTTACTGCTGCTGGGTCTCTGGGGAATGACGGTAATCGCAGATTCCCCGCAGTTTTCCGCTCTGGCGGCAACCACGGCTCCCCAGGTCCGAATCGGCTCGACGCTTGCGGTAATGAACGCCATTGGCTTCGCCTTGACCATTCCCGCCATCGCGCTGACTACCTGGCTCTGGTCGACTCAGGAGCTTTGGGTTCTATGGTGGCTGCTGCCTGGCCCGAGCCTGGGGCTCTGGGCCTTGAGCAAATCGAAGAAAAGCAATGAGAAAACCCGCTTCGTTACAGAGCAACCCTGA
- a CDS encoding 4a-hydroxytetrahydrobiopterin dehydratase, with translation MGNLSKQHCEACRADAEPASQAEIEDYRRELPSWEILERESIRRLERVFTFKNFKQALAFTNRVGELAEEAGHHPALLTEWGKVTVIWWTHAIKGLHKNDFVMAAKTDEAARTDEAAK, from the coding sequence ATGGGCAATCTATCGAAGCAACACTGCGAGGCGTGTCGCGCGGACGCGGAACCGGCAAGTCAGGCCGAAATCGAGGACTATCGGCGCGAGCTGCCCAGTTGGGAGATCCTCGAGCGCGAGAGTATCCGACGGCTGGAGCGCGTCTTCACCTTCAAGAATTTCAAGCAGGCCCTGGCCTTCACCAATCGGGTCGGGGAACTCGCCGAGGAAGCCGGTCATCATCCTGCCCTGCTCACGGAATGGGGCAAGGTCACAGTGATCTGGTGGACTCACGCCATCAAGGGCCTGCACAAGAACGATTTCGTGATGGCGGCTAAAACCGATGAGGCGGCCAGGACCGACGAGGCGGCTAAATAG
- a CDS encoding acetyl-CoA C-acyltransferase, whose product MSNDTEVVILSATRTPMGGLQGSLSSVPAPELAATAIRAAIERANIDANAIDEGILGCVLPAGVKQGPARQAMRKAGIDDGIGATTINKLCGSGMKAAMLAHDIIRAGSSEVVLAGGMESMSQAPHLLTKARGGYRLGHGELKDHMFFDGLEDAETGKLMGSFAQSVADERGYSRERMDDFAIASLERAMAAHENGHLKGEMVPVAVQSRKGETVVEHDEQPFQARLDKIRDLRPAFAKDGTITAANASSISDGASALILASRAAADKHGAKPVARVLGHSTHSQHPSEFTIAPVGAIDKLLKKLDWRVGDVDLFEINEAFAVVTLLAMDGLDIPHDKVNVFGGACAQGHPIGSTGSRIIATLINALKVKGGKRGIASLCIGGGEATAVAIELID is encoded by the coding sequence TACCGAAGTGGTCATTTTATCCGCGACCCGCACCCCCATGGGTGGCCTGCAAGGCAGCCTTTCAAGCGTGCCCGCGCCGGAACTGGCCGCCACCGCCATTCGTGCCGCCATCGAGCGAGCCAATATCGACGCCAACGCCATCGACGAAGGCATTCTCGGCTGCGTGCTGCCCGCCGGGGTCAAGCAGGGCCCGGCCCGCCAGGCCATGAGAAAGGCCGGCATCGATGACGGCATCGGCGCCACCACCATCAACAAGCTGTGCGGTTCCGGTATGAAGGCCGCCATGCTGGCCCACGACATCATTCGCGCCGGCAGCAGCGAAGTGGTGCTGGCCGGGGGTATGGAATCCATGTCCCAGGCGCCGCATCTGCTGACCAAGGCCCGGGGCGGCTATCGCCTGGGGCATGGAGAATTGAAGGACCACATGTTCTTCGACGGCCTGGAAGACGCGGAAACCGGCAAGCTGATGGGCAGTTTCGCCCAGTCCGTCGCCGATGAGCGCGGCTATTCCCGAGAGCGCATGGACGACTTTGCCATCGCCTCCCTGGAACGGGCCATGGCGGCTCACGAGAACGGTCATTTGAAAGGAGAAATGGTACCGGTGGCGGTGCAGAGCCGTAAGGGCGAAACCGTCGTCGAGCATGACGAACAGCCCTTCCAGGCCCGACTCGACAAGATTCGCGACCTGCGTCCGGCCTTCGCCAAGGACGGCACCATCACCGCCGCCAACGCCAGTTCTATCTCCGACGGCGCCTCGGCGCTGATCCTGGCCAGCCGCGCCGCCGCGGACAAGCACGGTGCCAAGCCCGTTGCCCGCGTGCTCGGCCATAGCACCCATTCCCAGCACCCCAGCGAATTCACCATCGCCCCGGTGGGCGCTATCGACAAGCTGCTGAAAAAACTCGACTGGCGAGTCGGTGACGTGGACCTTTTCGAGATCAACGAGGCCTTTGCCGTGGTTACCCTGCTGGCCATGGACGGGCTGGACATTCCCCACGACAAGGTCAACGTCTTCGGCGGTGCCTGCGCCCAGGGCCATCCCATCGGCTCCACCGGCTCGCGGATCATCGCCACCTTGATCAATGCGCTAAAGGTCAAGGGCGGCAAGCGCGGCATCGCGAGCCTGTGCATCGGCGGCGGCGAAGCTACGGCGGTGGCCATCGAGTTGATCGACTAG